GCTCTTTATCAAGAGTGTGTTATCAGCTtcacatggcttgataaagagcctatataggctcgaaacgtcgcttttatatgtgcacacatatggtgatgtcatcttttaatatttgatataaaGACACCTTTTGAGCATTACAAGCGAGTTCTGTCCGTCATTacgttttctatatatatatatatatatatatatatatatatatatatatatatatatatatatatatatatatatatatatatatatatatatatatatatatatatatatatatatatatatatacacacacacacaattcattttgggcactggaaaaaatattttatatagatagtttattatatttgtttacacaaaaatgaatggcagaaacacaggagtacactcccaggactgatgacagggaatagaaaaaaaggataaaataaggaggacatacttgaaaaccaggaaaacttaggaggaagtctaggaagggttaaaatagctcaggagaaaggaggaagtctaggaagggttaaaatagctcaggagaaaggaggcagtaagtagttaatgtaaaaagaagtattgcaggcaggaaaggagcaaggtctgtgtgaggtggatagcagagggaattcacagctcctttacctcatctagtaaccagtaaaacaaactaggaaggcagcaaggagagaaagttcccccctccaaaggaaagcagagatcaaacttacagaacggcaggagctttgatagtgtctgtgggaggaggggctgctagtgcagctgtagagcagaacataggaaagtgaaagtaattgcttccctgcaaaccatgtgacctctctcctccaatgtgtaaaagaaacggatccgcacacacaccgattagtgcagttggggattatccccttttattcagccaccaaacattttcgtttcttttacacattggttgctaagggacccggccgggtcaacggaaggaacgcaccaccagcttgcaggattggtgaactacaggtgtgcggtaggataattacattgtaacctctctcctccaaacatcacacgcatgggcagagaggggagagggagtgtacagctagattctcatgtcgtagtgcgacctggcttttcattacagagtggctgcctccaagcacacaggtaatgctgtgcctgctgttagagcagcacaggatgaatgtgtaatgagcagaaatggaagcccccatgacaaaatacaaactaaaataacttatgcatggatttgtggattaacattttatttgccagacagtgtttatggatgtgtgttttttataaaaatgcaaaaaaaaaaaaaaaagaagtttaaaataatgacagattccctttaatacaattaataataaGCCACAAAATTCTTGCTTTTGCTTGATCCCCTCCAAATAAACCATATAACATCATATTATAAGACAGTATCTGTATTCCGGGTTAACCCCTTTATCATATTTTCTTCCATACATTTTTAGCATAGGAACATTCCCAGAAAACATGAGGAACATTCTCCAAACCACCACAACCCTCCCTTGGGCATATTTCGCTATCAACCAATCTTCTCCTTCTCTGGAAAGTTCTAGTTGGCAAACAGCCATGAACACTCATCCAACACAGATCTTTTTGTCTGTTAATCAAACTATTGTCATTTACCTTTTTCCATACTTCTTTGCTTTCCACAAAAGATAAACCTCCTATACCTTCCATTTGTTCTTTACTTTCAATAGAATGTATTACTTTTTTCCCATCTTTCCACATACACACAGGTATCTCTGTCAACTCATATTTTTTAACATACCTATCCATTCTCATATAAAACCATGGTGCCAAATAAGATCtgacatacattatattttcgcAATATATGTCCCGCTGCATATCTTATCATACAGCCCATTACATTCTCCTTCATACTCATAACCACACATACACTCACGTACTTAATAGACAAAAATCTTTCTATATTAACTATTCCTTTACCTCCATTTCTCCTTATCTTCACCACCTTTTCCCTAGATAACTTCTCCATTTTGGAGTTCCAAAGGGAAACAAAAATTAGCcgaataatttttctcaaaactcCATTCTGAGGTGGAAAAACAATAGCAATGTACAATAAGATAGGCAAAAATACCACTTTACTCACTAATATTCTCCCCTCAATCGTTAAGGACCTTAAAGTCCAAAAATCAATCTTTCTCTTAATCCTTTTATTTACTTCACCCCAACTTTCATTCCCACACATATCCAAATCAAATACTACCCCAAGTATCTTGATACCCTCCACACACACTGGCCATCCACATAACTCAACTTCACTCAAAATCCCAaaacacttacacacacttttaTCCACATTCAACTTAAAACCACTCACCACTCACCACACAAAAACATTCAATTAACAATTTCATTCTCCTCAAACTTGCCACAGACTTACAAACCAATGTTACGTCATCCATATAGCCAAATACTCTCACATCCTTACCACCACTACCCGGTACTTCCACACCCCTCACAATTTTATCCCTTCTTATTTCACACAATAACGGTTCTATCGCACATATGAACAAAATTGGGGacagtgggcacccctgcctcaCTCCTGATTTAATATCAACTTTTGAAGACAAAAAACCATTGACTTGGAATTTGCTAACAATATCTGTATACAAACACTTAATCCAGGATAACAAACATAAACTCATGATTTACACGATCATAGGCTTTTTCAAAATCAACAGTTACCACAGCCACTGTCTGACTTCTTTCTTTCGCATACCACAATATATCTCTCAAACACATTTAACACTCACTTATCTGACGCCCAGGTACTGCGCATATTCTCAAAACAACCTCTCTCAAACGATTAGCCATAATTTTAGAAAAGATCTTATAGTCTGCATTTAATAAAGATATTGGCCTCCAGTTTTTCAAATCTCTTTTTTCACCCTTTTTGTATAGCAATACAACTACACTTTCTTTCATACTTTCTGTCAAACACCCTCTTTCAAGTACATTCTTACCAACCTCACATACCACATCACCCAACAGGTCCCAAAACTCACAATAGAATCCCATTGGGAGTCCATCGCTCCCAGGCACTTTCCCTTTTCTCATTCCCTTCACACATTCCTCAAACTCATTTTTTGACAAATCTTCATTTAACATGTCTATATCACCATCATGCAACCGATATTCAACCGATATTCAATTACATTCAAACTCTCCTCCTCCAAACTTTCATCTCTTACCTTCACAGAAAACAAATCCTCATAGTACTTACAAACTGTTTGTAAAATTTCCGTACCTGCAAATTTCTCACGTCCATCTTTATCAAAAACACTCCTCATCTCTGCTTTTTTCCTAAAagcttttttgaaaaagaaattgGTACATTTTTCATCCAGTTCTTTTACCTCTACTCTAGCCAAAGCAATTATAGATTTCCCTAACACTTTTTAAGTTTTTCTCTTGCTTCTTCTATATCCACACTCACATCCTTACCTATGTTTTTTAACTCCCATCTTTTTTCTCTTGCTTTCTCACAGctttttttaacaacatttttttgtttcttttttgaaCCAATCCCACCACTCACCAATATTTCCAAAATCCCCCTTTCTTAATAACCATTTTTCAAACCattctttatattctcttttcacTCCCTCCTcctgtaataaagaaacatttaattTCCATAAACCTCTTCCACTTTCCCTTTCACTATTCATCTCTATCttacacttcacacatccataaTCTGAAAAAGGTATTCTATCAACACAATAATCCAAAAGATTCAAAGAatttgagaaaaaacaaaaatagatccTCGACTTAATATCCCCTTTATCACTAAAGAAAGTAAATGGCTCCGCTTGGTCTCCATTTACCTTTGGTCTCCCTTTACCTTATAGGCATCTTTTAAGTTAAACATAGCAATAACCTCTTGCAAGATTTTCCCAGATTTATCCACCTTCCTACTACCACCACCTTTATTTACACTTTCTTTATCATTAATGACACACTTAAAATCCCCcgccaaaataacatttttcccacccaaaaaaacttttaagtttttcaaaaagaaaaattcttTCTTTCCTGCTTGTGGGAGCATACACGTTAATTAATTTCAGAACTTGATTATTATATTCCACCATAACAAAAAGTACTCTCCCCTGGACAATATGTACAACTTGTTTTACAACAAAAATTGGGCTATTAAACAAAATACCTACCCCGCCATTTCTCTCATGACTGGTAGACCAAATAGCGGGCCCCCGATCCCACTTGACTTTATAAGGTTCTTGTTTTATAGCGCATTCCTGCAAAAATATAATATCTAAAGCAAacaacatcaaaaaatcaaaaataacagCCCTTCTGTTTGCAGAAAAAATACTACGTACATTTATAAgcatttaagaagaaaaaaagacgCATTTTCAACTTTTCTTCTTTGGGCCTCCTCTAGCCCTTGCCCTAGGAAGAGGATCTTGGTCAGTTTTACTGCTGCTACCAACTCCCCTCATCTCCTTAGTGCTCCTGTCactgtctttttttgtttttttcttccttgtcttGAAATCCTCTTCTTCATTCTCATCAATTTTGGCAACATTCATTGTTAGTGAcagttttttatccaaaaaagcaGCTGACAAAGAGGAGTCCGAGTCTATAATGACCGAAGAGTCATCATCCTTTCTCTTTTCAGAACTTGAGAAGTCCTCCACTCTTTCACTCCACGGAATAGAACTTTCCTCTGGCTTTCTCTTCAGAGATGCTTTTTCCACCTCCATCTCTTCCCTGGATTCTGGAGTAGGTGCAGCATCATCCCCTTCTGGTCTCAATAAATCAGGGGCCACCTCCTCATCAACGTCCTCGGCCAGATCCCCCTGTGCCAAATTCTCTTCAATCGGCTCTGGACCCAAAGCAAGCACATTTGAGCCACCAGGATCTGTATTGCCAACAGGCTTTACACCTTTCGCAACCTCTGCATACTCTGCCTTTGTCTTAGCTGCATGGACCTTTGGACAACTCTTTGCCAGATGATTATCCATGCCACCTCACAATCAACAGTTCTGTTCCTGGTCTGAAACAATTCTTGCAGCAAGGTGCCTTGTCACACTCTATTTTTGTGTGCCCAAAACAATAGCAATTCCTGCAGAAAACTGGTTGTCCTGGGTAATATAAATAACCCTTGTTGTTTCCAATTGAAAAAGTCTGAGGCGTATGTAAACGGCCACCTACTCCTTCCGGGTCATGTTTAAACTCGGCCCAAAAACGCCTTTGCCCGTTAAAAGTCccaaagatgtttttttcctttctccaGGAGACACATAAACGCTATAGCGCCCCAGGAAAGCTCTTATTTCCTCATCCTTTACGAAAGGATTGTACATATGTACAACCACCGGCACACGATTCCTGGTCTTGTTCACAACAAAATGAAGATCTTTCAAATCCGGATGATCAGCCATCTCCTGACTCCTCAGATAACAGGTTCTGAGCTCACTCAAATTGACAAAGGAAATATCATAGAATCCTTGCTGAAATGATTGAACACAGAAGATACTTCTCCTTTCCATTCCAAGAAGTTCCTCAATGATTTCAACCTGGATTCTGCGAAGAACGTAGGTGTTcctttgctcttttggaaaataCAAACGCACCATATTCGGTGCCTCAGGTGCTGTAGTCGCATCCATTGTTCAAGGTAGGATCGCCTTCACGTTGCCTCAGATAGCCCACAGCCCAAAAGCCAGCTTCTGCTGGCCTGTCATGCTGCAGCCACGCATTGTGCACCACCGTCGGCTTCCTCCTTGCTCCACGGCtctctgtctcctgcactgcttgtcctcccaaactttgcttgctGGGCTTTTCATTTCCCCGCAGctcgtttgctgcttctttttctgctttttcaaactgagtaagagaagtgcaccggtcctggaggtactgcaataccaggtcgatgcgtggagtggacagagcaagctcttcttccatctccctgttccaaaaatccatttaatatatggtccccagataggggacgtatcagatattaaactgataagaacagatttttttttaattcttttattgtaacaaacaccaagacaaaaaaacacaaaaacacattttctatttGCACATAGAATTAGTAAACGCAATtacattataacaaacaagggaaagttgtgctcaccactattttttaaaaaccattaggcgggggtgcaatgagggtgtgaccacaaaatacatatagtcaaatacaagagtcctctgcactcaacccattatcaatatatttaagacagagacattttgtgaatactgctactgaaaaatgccttcccctttaaacaacacagggattgtttgtacatatattgcaatatatttaagatggccaactacgtcaaagtcatcccatatctggccagtcctacgcttaattttcatctgattcattaagaattcaatggcttaattatacattttacaaagggactaagttttacctgcaacttactagctgctttcaaagtaaaactcccaaacttggctgcccttttattagacaccagtgggatcacctgactatagctgggaagggagggagctacaacatggagctggtcactgctcctgattcacctttatgctttatcctgtataactataacaaacaagggaatgttgtgctcaccactattttttaaaaaccattaggcgggggtgcaatgagggtgtgaccacaaaatacatatagtcaaatacaagagtcctctgcactcaacccattataaatatatttaagacagagaattaatttaattaatgggttgagtgcagaggactcttgtatttaacGCAATTACATTATGCAAAAGGGAATTTTCAAACTTTTGTCCAACTTTTCCACTTTTTAAATGTCCATATCCCTTCTGCATTATTTTCACCCATCAATTTTTTGTCATGTAAACCATACAAAAAAAGTTCTAATACAATGTTTGACCcccaaattttgttttttgaaaaccaAAATATTCCTGGCATCCCATAAAGTTTACTTAACACAACACATTATAAACCATAATATTCTTGCTTTCCCTTTCTCTATATTAGTCAAATCATATAACATCATATTAAATGTCAACCATTCCACACCAGTCAGTCCTTTTATTAATTTGCCTAAGCCTCTCCACACCTGTTTGGCAAAATCACACTCCCACATTAAATGGTTTACATTCTCCACCCCTCTACATTCTTCTCTAGGGCACGTTTCACTATCGACGAGTCTTCTCCTCCTCTGAAATTCCCTCGTAGGTAAACATTTATGTACCGCCAACCACGCTATATCTTTTTGCCTAGGAGTAAGTTCTTTATTGCTTACATTTTTCCACACATTCACACTTTCTACTTCATTCAGTCCCCCAATTACTTCCAATTCTTGTCTCCCTTCCATAATGCCAATCACTTTCTTTTTCTCCATCCACTCAGCCTTTGATATACCTTGCAACTCATTTCTCCTTATATACCTTTCTATTCTCACATAGAACCATGGACCTTCAAAACACACTGGCTTCCTTAAATTTGTTTCATATAAACCAAATTTTCTTAAAGAGTTTCCTGCCAAATACTTCAACATACACCCAGCCAAAGTCTCCTTTGTACTTAAAACCACACATGAACTTACATACTTTACTGCTAAGAATTTTTCTATATCCAAAGTCTCCTTTGTACTTAAAACCACACATGAACTTACATACTTTACTGCTAAGAATTTTTCTATATCCACCATATTCTTCCcccctttatttttcttttttacaattttctgtcGCTTTAATTTTTCTAACTTAATGTTTCTAATGATTTTCCTAAGAATCCTATCTGGAGCAGGAAACACATTATTTACGTATAATAATATCGGTATCAATACAGCCTTTATTATCAAAATCTTTCCCTCCAAAGATAACACTCTCAGTGACCAAAAGCCAATTTTTTTATTCACCTTCTCCAATACCACCATCCAACTTTCTCTCCCATTAATATTCTCACTGAACTTAATCCCTAACACTTCAATTGCTCCCTTGCACACTTCCCACTGACTTAAATCTTTTTCTTTCCACTCACCAAATCTTTTACACACACTTTTCTTCATATTCACTCTGAAATCTTTTTCTTTCCACTCACCAAATCTTTTACACACACTTTTCTTCATATTCACTCTGAAACCACTCACCAAACTGAAAATATCAATCAATAATTTAACACGTCTTAAACCAGCCTCACTCTTACACAATATAGTCACGTCATCCATATAAGCAATCACATCTACACTCCTCCCACCACTTCCAGGAATTTCCACCCCACTCACTACTTTGTCTTTCTTTAACATTCTTATCCAAGGTTCAATTACATATACAAAAAGCACTGGTGACATTGGGCATCCTTGCCTTACACCTGATTTTATCTCTATCTCATTTGTTAGCCACCCATTCACTTGCACCTTACTAACAATCTCCCCATACAGACACTTTATCCATCCCAACATGCACTACTCTGTCATACGCTTTCCCCATACAGACATTTTATCCATCCCAACATGCACTACTCTGTCATACGC
The sequence above is a segment of the Xenopus laevis strain J_2021 chromosome 8L, Xenopus_laevis_v10.1, whole genome shotgun sequence genome. Coding sequences within it:
- the LOC121396900 gene encoding uncharacterized protein LOC121396900, whose protein sequence is MLGWIKCLYGEIVSKVQVNGWLTNEIEIKSGVRQGCPMSPVLFVYVIEPWIRMLKKDKVVSGVEIPGSGGRSVDVIAYMDDVTILCKSEAGLRRVKLLIDIFSLVSDFRVNMKKSVCKRFGEWKEKDLSQWEVCKGAIEVLGIKFSENINGRESWMVVLEKVNKKIGFWSLRVLSLEGKILIIKAVLIPILLYVNNVFPAPDRILRKIIRNIKLEKLKRQKIVKKKNKGGKNMVDIEKFLAVKYVSSCVVLSTKETLDIEKFLAVKYVSSCVVLSTKETLAGCMLKYLAGNSLRKFGLYETNLRKPVCFEGPWFYVRIERYIRRNELQGISKAEWMEKKKVIGIMEGRQELEVIGGLNEVESVNVWKNVSNKELTPRQKDIAWLAVHKCLPTREFQRRRRLVDSETCPREECRGVENVNHLMWECDFAKQVWRGLGKLIKGLTGVEWLTFNMMLYDLTNIEKGKARILWFIMCCVK